A single genomic interval of Candidatus Bipolaricaulis anaerobius harbors:
- a CDS encoding ferritin family protein: MGNQEDILKGALLLEQRSKALYEGSVQGAQSAAVREIFLTLAHEEGRHIEVLSQAFADLMRTGRVSTGAPAERPADIAGGVLTEAVKAEISAASYEAAALYAAMALEERAVAFYSEAERTSPGEAKALYSWLASWERSHLDLLTSLDQELRQKVWNDQRFWPF; encoded by the coding sequence ATGGGAAACCAAGAGGACATCCTGAAGGGAGCGTTGCTCCTCGAGCAGCGAAGCAAGGCGCTGTACGAGGGGAGCGTGCAGGGAGCCCAGAGCGCGGCGGTGCGGGAGATCTTCCTCACCCTGGCCCACGAGGAGGGGCGCCACATCGAGGTCCTGTCCCAGGCGTTCGCGGACCTCATGCGCACGGGCCGGGTGAGCACGGGGGCTCCGGCGGAGAGGCCGGCCGACATCGCGGGCGGCGTGCTCACAGAGGCGGTGAAGGCAGAGATCTCCGCTGCTTCCTACGAGGCAGCGGCGCTCTACGCCGCGATGGCGCTCGAGGAGCGCGCGGTCGCGTTCTACTCCGAGGCGGAGCGCACGTCGCCCGGCGAGGCCAAAGCCCTCTACAGCTGGCTCGCCAGCTGGGAGCGGTCCCACCTCGATCTCCTCACCTCGCTCGACCAGGAGCTGCGCCAGAAGGTCTGGAACGACCAGCGCTTCTGGCCGTTCTAG
- the fmt gene encoding methionyl-tRNA formyltransferase: MRIAFAGTGSFGVPALHRLAETYGVLLAITQPDRPAGRGLKLTPPPVKVAAQELGIPILQPRTINAPPVLDQLQALDLDALVVAAFGQFLRPAVFGLPRQGAVNIHASLLPRYRGAAPVAWAIIRGERETGVTTFVLDEGMDTGPLLLQRAVAIGPDETAGELEARLAGVGADLIVESLDGMARGEVVPRPQPEEGTLAPKLHKEDGRIRWEWEARRIHDLVRGTNPWPGAHTTLRDKLVKVHRTRVVDEGEAEAPGGTILPRRDRLLVAAGHGVVEVLEIQPAGCRVLSGPEFARGYCRDQGGRFF, translated from the coding sequence ATGCGGATTGCGTTCGCCGGCACGGGATCGTTCGGCGTGCCCGCCCTCCATCGGCTCGCCGAGACCTACGGGGTCCTCCTCGCCATCACCCAGCCCGATCGACCCGCCGGACGGGGCCTCAAGCTGACCCCGCCTCCGGTCAAGGTCGCTGCCCAGGAGCTGGGGATCCCCATCCTCCAGCCACGCACGATCAACGCTCCCCCCGTCCTTGACCAACTCCAGGCGCTCGACCTCGACGCCCTCGTCGTGGCCGCGTTCGGGCAGTTCCTGCGCCCGGCGGTGTTCGGGCTCCCGCGGCAGGGGGCGGTGAACATCCACGCTTCCCTCCTCCCCCGCTACCGCGGCGCAGCGCCCGTGGCGTGGGCGATCATCCGCGGGGAGAGGGAGACCGGGGTCACCACGTTCGTCCTCGACGAGGGGATGGATACGGGGCCCCTTCTCCTCCAGCGGGCGGTCGCCATCGGGCCGGATGAGACGGCGGGGGAACTGGAGGCGCGGCTCGCCGGGGTGGGGGCGGACCTCATCGTGGAGTCCCTCGATGGGATGGCGAGGGGGGAGGTCGTTCCCCGGCCCCAGCCGGAGGAGGGGACGCTCGCCCCCAAACTTCACAAGGAGGACGGGCGGATCCGGTGGGAGTGGGAGGCGCGGCGGATTCATGACCTCGTGCGCGGCACGAACCCGTGGCCCGGCGCCCACACGACCCTCCGGGACAAACTGGTGAAGGTCCACCGCACGCGGGTCGTGGACGAGGGAGAGGCTGAGGCACCGGGAGGGACGATCCTTCCCCGTCGGGACCGCCTCCTCGTCGCCGCGGGGCACGGGGTCGTGGAGGTCCTCGAGATCCAGCCCGCGGGGTGCCGTGTCCTCTCCGGCCCCGAGTTCGCCCGCGGCTACTGCCGGGATCAGGGGGGGAGATTTTTCTGA
- the def gene encoding peptide deformylase: protein MEILTYPSPILRRPTRPVEPGSREARDVADALRAAFAEIEAHGLAANQIGLPVRAALVRLGDEEWVFFNPEIIARSEELEVEWEGCLSLPGVEAEVPRAKEVVVRALDEAGAPVELHLSELEARILQHEVDHLDGELYVDLLPKDERRRVLAEFRAACAQREKRASSLE, encoded by the coding sequence CTGGAGATCCTGACGTATCCGAGCCCGATCCTGCGCCGTCCGACGCGGCCGGTCGAGCCGGGGAGCCGCGAGGCTCGCGACGTCGCGGATGCCCTGCGCGCTGCGTTTGCGGAGATCGAGGCCCATGGCCTCGCCGCGAACCAGATCGGCCTCCCGGTGCGCGCGGCTCTCGTCCGCCTTGGGGACGAGGAGTGGGTGTTCTTCAACCCCGAGATCATCGCGCGGAGCGAGGAGCTGGAGGTGGAGTGGGAAGGATGCCTGTCCCTGCCGGGGGTGGAGGCGGAGGTTCCGCGGGCGAAGGAGGTGGTGGTGCGGGCCCTCGACGAGGCCGGGGCGCCGGTCGAGCTCCACCTGTCCGAGCTCGAGGCCCGCATCCTGCAGCACGAGGTGGATCATCTCGACGGCGAACTGTACGTGGACCTCCTTCCCAAGGACGAGCGCCGGCGGGTCCTCGCCGAGTTTCGCGCTGCCTGCGCACAGCGCGAAAAGAGGGCATCTTCGCTCGAGTAA
- the recG gene encoding ATP-dependent DNA helicase RecG, with the protein MPTTDRGKAQRAVVEKVLALEREKAFADTAVVGGLEGFIARHVPEASHLVSGYAGRDPESRAQAVTALELWLATPHPREPLSAIPVSRLPGVGKKRAELLGRLGIRTVEDLLTFFPRRLEDRSQLRSIAQVRDGEVVLVRGAVRAKSRVKVRRGLELVKVALDDGTGLLFAIWFNQPWIWDQIVQDGRYALYGKAQLRYGEMQLENPVWEEEGTGLQTGRWVPIYPTTEGLTQPILQNLIRHALHRFGGQVDDVVPKEIRDRFGLPTRRDAISRIHAPADPPDFEAARRALAFEELLLLQLGIAQRRAPVPSGGRSLAPDRTLLGRFVNGLPFALTPSQQRAVHAIEQDLRSPQPMLRLLQGDVGSGKTVVAAAACLMAVSAGAQAAVMAPTEILAEQHHLVVQDLMRDLPVRVGYLSGGLGRKERRELLRAIADGEVDLVVGTHALIEEDVVFRDLALAVVDEQHRFGVVQRAALEAKGRGTNILVMSATPIPRTVVLTLYGEFAVSVLDEMPSSRGAVRTVWLSESRREDAYRDVADWLLRGEKGYVVFPLVAESEELDLRAASEGYEELRARFPEHGVALLHGQMPSEDKRAAMAAFRAGEVQLLVATTVVEVGLDVPDASFLVIEHADRFGLAQLHQLRGRIGRKGQPAVCYAIGDPTTDEARQRLAAFRDLTDGFKIAEADLRIRGPGDLLGTEQSGFVSQLRATDLTRDLPLLERAREEALRLAKEGIPPELGREATRRFGESLSLLGV; encoded by the coding sequence ATGCCGACAACGGACCGGGGGAAAGCCCAGCGCGCGGTGGTAGAGAAGGTGCTCGCTCTGGAACGGGAGAAAGCGTTCGCCGACACGGCCGTCGTGGGGGGGCTGGAGGGCTTCATCGCCCGCCACGTCCCTGAGGCATCCCACCTCGTGTCAGGCTATGCCGGCCGTGACCCGGAGTCCCGGGCGCAGGCGGTCACCGCGCTCGAGCTCTGGCTGGCGACCCCCCATCCCCGGGAACCCCTGTCCGCGATCCCCGTCTCCCGCCTGCCCGGGGTGGGCAAGAAACGGGCCGAGCTCCTCGGCCGGCTCGGGATCCGCACCGTGGAGGACCTGCTCACGTTTTTCCCCCGCCGCTTGGAGGACCGCTCCCAGCTTCGCTCGATCGCCCAAGTACGGGACGGCGAGGTCGTGCTCGTCCGGGGGGCGGTGCGCGCCAAGTCACGGGTGAAGGTCCGGCGGGGGCTCGAACTGGTCAAGGTCGCCCTCGACGATGGCACGGGGCTCCTGTTCGCGATCTGGTTCAACCAGCCCTGGATCTGGGACCAGATCGTCCAAGACGGGCGGTACGCCCTGTACGGCAAAGCCCAACTGCGGTACGGGGAGATGCAGCTGGAGAACCCGGTGTGGGAGGAAGAGGGGACGGGCCTCCAGACCGGGCGCTGGGTCCCGATCTACCCGACCACGGAGGGCCTCACCCAGCCCATCCTCCAGAACCTGATCCGCCATGCCCTCCACCGGTTCGGGGGGCAGGTGGACGACGTGGTGCCGAAGGAGATCCGGGATCGCTTCGGCCTCCCCACGCGGCGCGACGCGATCTCCCGAATCCACGCCCCCGCAGACCCCCCCGACTTCGAGGCCGCCCGGCGGGCCCTGGCGTTCGAGGAGCTCCTCCTCCTCCAGCTGGGGATCGCTCAGCGCCGCGCTCCCGTCCCCAGCGGGGGACGGAGCCTCGCCCCGGACCGGACGCTCCTCGGCCGGTTCGTGAACGGGCTCCCGTTCGCCCTCACCCCATCCCAGCAGCGGGCTGTGCACGCGATCGAACAGGACCTCCGTTCCCCACAGCCGATGCTTCGCCTCCTCCAGGGCGACGTCGGGTCGGGGAAGACCGTGGTCGCCGCTGCCGCGTGCCTGATGGCCGTCTCGGCGGGAGCCCAGGCGGCGGTGATGGCCCCCACGGAGATCCTCGCCGAGCAGCACCACCTCGTGGTGCAGGACCTCATGCGGGACCTCCCGGTGCGGGTGGGGTACCTCTCCGGCGGGTTGGGGCGCAAGGAGCGACGCGAGCTCCTCCGGGCGATCGCGGACGGGGAGGTGGACTTGGTTGTGGGCACCCACGCCCTGATCGAGGAGGACGTGGTGTTCCGCGATCTCGCCCTGGCGGTGGTGGATGAGCAGCACCGGTTCGGGGTCGTCCAACGGGCGGCGCTGGAAGCGAAGGGGAGGGGCACGAACATCCTCGTCATGTCGGCGACCCCAATCCCGCGCACGGTGGTCCTCACCCTGTACGGCGAGTTCGCGGTGTCCGTGCTCGACGAGATGCCGAGCTCGCGCGGGGCCGTGCGCACGGTGTGGCTGTCGGAGTCACGGCGGGAGGATGCTTACCGGGACGTGGCGGACTGGCTTTTGCGGGGGGAGAAGGGGTACGTGGTGTTCCCCCTCGTCGCGGAGTCGGAGGAGCTCGACCTGCGGGCGGCCTCGGAGGGATACGAGGAGCTGCGCGCGCGGTTCCCCGAACACGGGGTCGCCCTCCTCCACGGCCAGATGCCGTCCGAGGACAAGCGGGCGGCGATGGCGGCGTTCCGGGCGGGGGAGGTCCAGCTCCTCGTGGCGACGACCGTGGTCGAGGTCGGGCTCGATGTCCCCGATGCGTCGTTCCTCGTGATCGAGCACGCCGACCGATTCGGGCTCGCCCAGCTGCACCAGCTGCGGGGCCGCATCGGGCGCAAGGGTCAGCCCGCCGTGTGCTATGCGATCGGCGACCCGACGACCGACGAGGCGCGCCAGCGGCTGGCGGCGTTTCGCGACCTCACGGACGGGTTCAAGATCGCGGAGGCCGATCTCCGCATCCGCGGTCCCGGGGACCTCCTCGGCACGGAGCAGTCCGGGTTCGTGTCCCAGCTCCGGGCAACGGATCTTACGCGCGACCTTCCGCTTCTGGAGAGGGCCCGGGAGGAGGCGCTGCGCCTGGCGAAGGAGGGGATCCCCCCGGAACTGGGCCGCGAGGCCACGCGCAGGTTCGGGGAATCCCTCTCCCTCCTCGGGGTGTAG
- a CDS encoding queuosine salvage family protein: protein MRADFDGIAALATKLRDVPPVGWEGRYHFRGEEELTLRYLLALDALNFCFWPPSPATGEKWSVPGPGGGRLTGYFALAYALRQVAEADPSFFAPAALRRIGRDRVRDALGEIPLLPWRVRALQEVGEALFRFGSAQGFFARAQGSCRRLVELVTAHLPLFRDAALYRGREVLFHKRAQILCADLAGTFGGEGPGALRDLGWLTAFADYKLPQLLAAHGALVLHPTLAGRIRRLIPLAAGSPEEVELRAATVMAVEELTSTLRAGGRSVLPCEVDWMLWNLAQDRLPIPHPRVLTPFY from the coding sequence GTGCGCGCGGATTTCGACGGGATTGCGGCCCTCGCCACCAAGCTCCGGGATGTGCCGCCTGTCGGGTGGGAGGGTCGGTACCACTTCCGCGGCGAGGAGGAACTCACCCTGCGGTACCTCCTGGCCCTCGACGCGCTCAACTTCTGCTTCTGGCCCCCCTCGCCGGCCACGGGGGAGAAGTGGTCCGTGCCCGGGCCAGGCGGGGGAAGGCTGACCGGCTACTTCGCCCTCGCCTATGCGTTGCGCCAGGTTGCGGAAGCTGACCCGTCGTTCTTCGCCCCCGCGGCCCTCCGTCGCATCGGTAGGGACCGAGTCAGGGACGCCCTTGGGGAGATCCCCCTCCTCCCCTGGCGGGTCCGGGCGCTCCAGGAGGTAGGGGAGGCCCTCTTCCGGTTCGGGTCAGCCCAGGGGTTCTTCGCCCGGGCCCAGGGCTCGTGTCGGCGGCTCGTGGAGCTCGTCACCGCCCATCTTCCCTTGTTCCGCGACGCGGCCCTGTACCGCGGCCGGGAAGTGCTCTTCCACAAGCGGGCCCAGATCCTGTGCGCCGACCTCGCGGGGACGTTTGGGGGAGAGGGCCCGGGCGCGCTCCGCGACCTCGGTTGGCTGACGGCGTTCGCCGACTACAAGCTCCCCCAGCTCCTCGCGGCCCACGGGGCACTCGTCCTCCACCCCACGCTCGCCGGGCGGATTCGCCGCCTCATCCCACTCGCCGCGGGATCCCCCGAGGAGGTGGAGCTGCGGGCGGCGACGGTCATGGCCGTCGAGGAGCTCACCTCCACCCTCCGCGCCGGCGGGAGGAGCGTCCTCCCGTGCGAAGTGGATTGGATGCTGTGGAACCTAGCCCAGGACCGGCTGCCCATTCCCCACCCCCGCGTCCTGACCCCGTTCTACTGA
- the tgt gene encoding tRNA guanosine(34) transglycosylase Tgt codes for MFRVLARATGSAARLGELATPHGTIRTPAFVSVATRGTVKALGADDLRGLGVEALIGNTYHLSLRPGAETIASLGGLHGFTGWTGPWVTDSGGFQVFSLGAGKVHGVGKLATMFPGDAPAKREGESLVALTEEGAHFRSVVDGSRVFFSPEEVVRLERLLGADVILPLDECTSPFHDHAYTRAAMDRTHRWAERALAAFAKTKGLGPNPGQVLWGIVQGGAYEELRRASARTIAALGFPGVAIGGSLGRSKADMLRVIEWTVAELPEDRPRHLLGIGGVEDILAAVDRGVDTFDCAAPTRLARNGVLLTLAEDGFRIAIKNARFARDDRPVEEGCDCPTCAQYPRAFLRHLVQTGELSYYRLATLHNVRFMVRFLDRVRTALAEGRPASSSVLNP; via the coding sequence ATGTTCAGAGTCCTCGCCCGCGCGACGGGATCCGCAGCCCGGCTGGGGGAGCTCGCGACCCCGCACGGGACGATCCGCACCCCGGCGTTCGTGTCCGTGGCCACCCGGGGCACGGTGAAGGCCCTCGGGGCGGATGACCTCCGCGGCCTGGGGGTCGAGGCCCTGATCGGGAACACGTACCACCTCTCCCTCCGGCCGGGGGCGGAGACGATCGCCTCCCTCGGCGGGCTCCACGGGTTCACCGGCTGGACGGGCCCGTGGGTCACGGACTCCGGCGGGTTCCAGGTGTTCAGCCTCGGGGCAGGGAAGGTCCACGGGGTGGGGAAGCTCGCGACGATGTTCCCCGGCGATGCCCCGGCGAAGCGTGAGGGGGAGTCCCTCGTGGCCCTCACCGAGGAGGGAGCCCACTTCCGATCCGTGGTCGACGGTTCCCGTGTGTTCTTCTCCCCAGAGGAGGTGGTCCGCCTCGAGCGCCTGCTCGGGGCAGACGTGATCCTCCCGCTGGATGAGTGCACATCCCCGTTCCACGACCACGCCTACACCCGGGCGGCGATGGACCGCACCCATCGCTGGGCGGAGCGGGCGCTCGCCGCGTTCGCGAAAACGAAGGGTCTCGGGCCGAACCCAGGCCAGGTTCTGTGGGGGATCGTCCAGGGCGGGGCGTACGAGGAGCTGCGACGGGCCTCAGCGCGGACGATCGCGGCACTGGGGTTCCCCGGGGTCGCGATCGGCGGATCGCTGGGTCGGTCGAAGGCTGACATGCTGCGCGTGATCGAGTGGACGGTCGCCGAGCTCCCCGAGGATCGGCCCCGGCACCTCCTCGGGATCGGGGGAGTGGAGGACATCCTCGCTGCGGTGGACCGCGGTGTGGACACGTTCGACTGCGCTGCCCCGACGCGGCTCGCCCGGAACGGGGTCCTCCTCACGCTGGCCGAGGACGGGTTCCGGATCGCGATCAAGAACGCCCGGTTCGCCCGGGACGACCGGCCCGTCGAGGAGGGCTGCGACTGCCCGACCTGCGCCCAGTACCCGCGGGCGTTCCTGCGGCACCTCGTTCAGACGGGCGAGCTCTCCTACTACCGCCTCGCCACCCTTCACAACGTGCGGTTCATGGTCCGCTTTCTGGACCGGGTGCGGACGGCGCTCGCCGAGGGCCGGCCCGCCTCAAGCTCCGTCCTGAATCCCTAA